The following proteins are co-located in the Maridesulfovibrio sp. genome:
- a CDS encoding glycosyltransferase has translation MGKLYSDTYWSGMHEPVRRKLLMGSVGAKHLFDTGAHALESDPQLGVELLLAAYCSNPLDGNTAAQLAQVEGLLPLFPSSVASCLKGVVTHWKQPENLSYFMRITGKRDAEKVKKYILSSLEKEPGNLFWIQQGMVHAGAFADFNFGLELLSGEFHPEILPAINCSKAFFHYMSGNAAEAFPLLMSASDVFGLNNMAHLAASIALKLGERETSISILAGAVDAQPWRTSEAMRVYDLACGLDEKTSPLPGSLAILLYSFNKAEELDATLASLRVSELHGAKIFMLDNGSSDGTAEVISKWQYEFGEQMVRIDLPVNVGAAAARNWLMKEPQVMECDFAVYLDDDVEVEPDWVSRFGAAVEAYPEAGVWGCKVLDYASPSVMQSVDLHIIQPLGDEGEGPEVDLTKIAPNPFRCSDLHLYLLDSGYFDFMRPCGSVTGCCHLFRTQKLLDNGGFSLFLSPSQYDDLEHDLRSCLKGDFPVYQGHLRILHRKRTGFASHTNAAQEGNALGNKYKMQAMHPRSEILQIMADEERLLQSDLEKKMQYLVRKGILAG, from the coding sequence ATGGGCAAACTCTACAGCGATACTTATTGGTCCGGCATGCATGAACCCGTACGCCGCAAACTCTTGATGGGGTCTGTGGGCGCGAAGCACCTTTTTGATACCGGGGCACATGCTTTGGAGTCAGACCCGCAGTTGGGTGTTGAATTGTTGTTGGCGGCTTATTGCTCAAACCCGTTGGACGGCAATACTGCAGCCCAGCTTGCCCAAGTCGAAGGGCTGCTGCCGCTCTTTCCTTCTTCTGTCGCATCCTGCCTGAAGGGAGTAGTTACCCATTGGAAGCAGCCTGAGAACCTTTCATATTTCATGCGTATTACCGGCAAGCGTGATGCTGAAAAGGTTAAGAAATACATCCTTTCGTCTCTTGAAAAAGAACCGGGTAATCTGTTTTGGATACAGCAGGGTATGGTCCATGCCGGGGCTTTTGCCGATTTCAACTTCGGGTTGGAACTTTTGTCCGGAGAGTTTCACCCTGAAATCTTACCGGCAATTAACTGTTCGAAAGCCTTTTTTCATTATATGAGCGGAAATGCGGCAGAAGCATTCCCACTGCTCATGTCCGCTTCCGATGTTTTCGGATTGAATAACATGGCTCATCTGGCCGCATCTATTGCTTTAAAGCTTGGAGAGCGCGAAACATCCATTTCTATTCTTGCCGGTGCTGTTGATGCACAGCCATGGCGAACTTCCGAAGCTATGCGCGTCTATGATTTGGCTTGCGGCTTGGATGAAAAGACATCTCCATTGCCCGGAAGTCTGGCCATTCTCCTGTATTCTTTTAACAAAGCAGAAGAACTGGATGCCACTCTCGCTTCCCTGCGTGTTTCCGAGCTGCATGGGGCCAAAATTTTTATGCTTGATAACGGTTCTTCCGATGGAACAGCCGAGGTCATCAGCAAGTGGCAATACGAGTTCGGAGAGCAGATGGTGCGCATTGACCTGCCCGTAAACGTCGGAGCTGCCGCTGCCCGCAACTGGCTGATGAAGGAACCGCAGGTTATGGAGTGTGATTTTGCGGTTTACCTTGATGACGATGTAGAAGTAGAGCCGGATTGGGTCTCCCGTTTCGGTGCAGCGGTGGAGGCTTACCCCGAAGCCGGGGTCTGGGGTTGTAAGGTTTTGGATTACGCTTCGCCGTCAGTCATGCAGTCCGTGGACCTGCACATCATCCAGCCTTTGGGTGACGAGGGCGAGGGGCCGGAAGTGGATTTGACCAAGATCGCACCCAACCCGTTCCGGTGTTCGGATTTGCATCTTTATCTTTTAGACAGTGGATATTTCGATTTCATGCGCCCTTGCGGTTCGGTTACGGGGTGCTGCCATCTGTTCAGGACACAGAAGCTGCTTGACAACGGAGGCTTTTCCCTGTTCCTTTCTCCCTCGCAGTATGACGATCTGGAGCATGATTTGCGCAGTTGCCTGAAAGGGGATTTTCCTGTTTATCAGGGGCATTTGCGTATCCTGCACCGTAAGCGGACCGGATTTGCCAGCCACACCAATGCCGCACAGGAAGGCAACGCGCTGGGTAACAAATACAAGATGCAGGCCATGCATCCGCGTAGCGAAATACTGCAGATAATGGCTGATGAAGAAAGGCTTCTTCAGTCCGACCTTGAGAAAAAGATGCAGTATCTGGTGCGGAAGGGGATTCTGGCCGGATAG
- a CDS encoding YkgJ family cysteine cluster protein, whose protein sequence is MSDHDQTQEFLNNLPELEPGKTFGFACHPEVRCFNACCGDLNLMLTPYDVLRLRKGLGHDSKKFIHNHADITRTPGTGFPMCKLRMLDNAKRSCPFVREEGCSIYENRPGACRTYPLGRASRMDENGETIEQFFIVQEPHCRGFEEDKAWTSDEWLKDQGLEPYNEVNDRYMRIMNRARQAGVVLDERKLNMAFLALYQVDNFINFIKDMNVFSRLDISEERQQAILNDEEECLSFALDWVELIVLGSSENLSPKK, encoded by the coding sequence ATGTCCGACCACGATCAAACTCAGGAATTTCTGAATAACCTGCCAGAGCTGGAACCCGGTAAGACTTTTGGGTTTGCCTGTCATCCTGAAGTGCGGTGCTTCAACGCCTGCTGCGGTGACCTTAACCTCATGCTCACCCCCTATGATGTGCTCCGCCTGCGCAAGGGATTGGGACACGACAGCAAGAAGTTTATTCACAATCATGCAGACATCACCCGTACTCCCGGTACTGGATTTCCAATGTGCAAGTTACGCATGCTCGACAATGCCAAGCGCAGTTGTCCTTTCGTGCGTGAAGAAGGTTGTTCCATCTATGAAAACCGTCCCGGTGCCTGCCGCACTTACCCTCTCGGCCGTGCATCCCGTATGGATGAGAATGGCGAAACAATTGAGCAGTTTTTCATCGTGCAGGAACCGCACTGTCGTGGATTCGAAGAAGACAAAGCTTGGACCAGCGATGAATGGCTGAAAGATCAGGGTCTTGAGCCGTACAATGAAGTCAATGACCGCTACATGCGCATCATGAACCGCGCCCGTCAGGCAGGTGTTGTTCTCGATGAGCGCAAGCTGAACATGGCTTTCCTCGCTCTCTATCAGGTGGATAACTTCATTAATTTCATCAAGGATATGAACGTCTTTTCCCGTCTTGATATTTCCGAGGAGCGCCAACAGGCTATCCTTAATGACGAGGAAGAATGCCTCAGCTTCGCCCTCGACTGGGTAGAGCTGATCGTGCTCGGTTCTTCTGAGAATTTATCGCCTAAGAAATAA
- a CDS encoding ImmA/IrrE family metallo-endopeptidase: MPIQSAKTILKEYWDGRLPVDPVRIATGLGVRVEQSFGEITNNADQPLSGEFTLENGAPVIKYNATEAPVRQRFTVAHELGHYVLHHGPRHRDEAQNFSINNYDLYEVAANNFAAELLMPAEAVRYLIEQGVTTLKGLADSFNVSTVAMNIRLKKIGVF, encoded by the coding sequence ATGCCTATTCAGAGTGCAAAAACAATTCTTAAAGAATATTGGGATGGGAGACTGCCTGTTGATCCTGTTCGTATTGCTACTGGGTTAGGCGTGCGTGTAGAGCAGTCTTTTGGGGAAATCACTAATAATGCGGACCAGCCTTTAAGTGGCGAATTTACATTAGAAAATGGAGCTCCCGTAATTAAGTATAATGCAACAGAAGCACCTGTCAGGCAGAGATTTACGGTTGCTCATGAATTAGGTCATTATGTTTTGCATCACGGTCCACGCCATCGTGATGAAGCTCAGAATTTTTCGATTAATAATTACGATCTGTATGAAGTTGCAGCGAATAATTTTGCTGCGGAATTGTTGATGCCTGCTGAAGCAGTCAGGTATTTAATTGAGCAAGGTGTTACAACACTTAAGGGCCTAGCAGATAGCTTTAATGTTTCTACCGTTGCAATGAATATTCGGCTAAAAAAGATAGGTGTTTTTTAG
- a CDS encoding type II CAAX endopeptidase family protein yields MINNKTAILFLAALPFYLNDFNNIFIKHELLWLAIDYGAKIIPLGFLFYLLRKGTLSRADLGLVALSMKQFILWTLGITTLGLCLDEPGFALWSKLLPSLRLGSIPIVTGSPLYMLDMTFGLALVAISEEIIFRGLAFTALKDRSYSIPQVFLISAIIFGLIHWSQGPVAVVATAITGSGLMVCMYCTGSIYPTIIAHYVINYLSFSGKAVEFWGL; encoded by the coding sequence GTGATTAACAACAAAACCGCAATACTTTTTCTCGCCGCTTTGCCATTCTATCTCAACGACTTCAACAACATCTTCATTAAACACGAACTGCTCTGGCTGGCAATCGATTACGGAGCAAAGATTATTCCATTGGGATTCCTATTCTATCTGCTGAGAAAAGGAACGCTTAGCCGCGCTGACCTCGGCCTTGTGGCACTGTCTATGAAACAGTTCATCCTCTGGACCTTAGGTATAACCACGCTAGGTCTCTGCCTTGATGAACCGGGTTTTGCACTCTGGTCCAAGCTGCTGCCGTCTCTGCGGCTGGGTTCCATTCCCATCGTAACTGGCTCGCCGCTCTACATGCTGGATATGACCTTCGGCCTCGCGCTGGTAGCTATCTCCGAAGAGATCATATTCCGCGGCCTCGCCTTCACCGCACTAAAGGACCGCAGCTACTCCATCCCGCAAGTTTTCCTGATCTCTGCCATAATCTTCGGCCTTATCCACTGGTCTCAAGGCCCAGTAGCCGTAGTAGCAACAGCAATCACCGGATCGGGGCTCATGGTCTGCATGTATTGCACAGGCTCAATCTACCCGACCATAATCGCTCACTACGTGATTAATTACCTGTCTTTTTCGGGGAAAGCTGTGGAATTTTGGGGATTGTAG
- the rfaE2 gene encoding D-glycero-beta-D-manno-heptose 1-phosphate adenylyltransferase, whose amino-acid sequence MSEQLNIELNSPKILSADEFAKIRADFPAERKIVFTNGCFDILHAGHVDLLSRAREHGDLLVLGLNSDKSVRSIKGEKRPVTAQQQRAFVLAGLACIDYVIFFDEDTPYNLINKVQPDVLIKGGDWSVDNIVGRDIVEGRGGEVLSLPLLPGYSTTGVIRHIRENEIE is encoded by the coding sequence TTGTCTGAACAATTAAATATAGAACTGAACAGCCCCAAGATACTCTCTGCGGATGAATTTGCAAAGATCAGAGCTGACTTCCCGGCTGAGAGAAAGATTGTTTTTACTAACGGCTGCTTTGATATTTTGCATGCCGGACATGTGGATCTGCTTTCCCGTGCCCGTGAGCATGGTGATCTGCTGGTGCTGGGTTTGAACAGCGATAAATCCGTGCGTTCCATTAAGGGCGAAAAGCGCCCGGTTACCGCGCAGCAGCAGCGGGCTTTTGTTCTCGCAGGGCTGGCCTGCATTGATTACGTAATTTTTTTTGATGAAGACACCCCTTACAATCTGATTAATAAAGTTCAGCCGGATGTGTTGATCAAGGGCGGTGACTGGTCTGTTGATAATATTGTAGGGCGTGATATTGTCGAGGGGCGTGGCGGTGAAGTGCTTTCCCTGCCGCTATTGCCCGGATATTCCACTACCGGGGTGATTCGTCATATCCGTGAAAATGAAATCGAATAG
- a CDS encoding Nif3-like dinuclear metal center hexameric protein, whose amino-acid sequence MKTAEVISRIESLVPSGFAAPWDNCGVQIAGPERDVTKVAVTLDPLPQVVSSALEWGAQFVLTHHPLAIEAKLPAKLDWFHDVMKQVFCADVTLFASHTSLDVQFKGAASWLGRELELENLRVLDQVAENEAGDILGYGCIGEYSIPVVFADFVERVSQLSGCGVVALCGPEPENVSCVAMCPGSGSSLMEKAFGLGADVFITGDVKYHPAQESVGAVLDVGHFSLEEEMMRRFSVLLGEDLGKEVEVKFFSGRNPFAYHVQGEGVRRP is encoded by the coding sequence ATGAAGACAGCAGAAGTTATCAGCAGGATCGAGTCACTTGTTCCTTCGGGGTTTGCTGCCCCTTGGGATAATTGCGGTGTTCAGATAGCGGGACCGGAAAGGGATGTGACCAAGGTCGCAGTGACCCTTGACCCTTTACCGCAGGTTGTTTCATCGGCCCTTGAATGGGGGGCACAGTTTGTGCTGACCCATCATCCGCTGGCTATTGAAGCAAAGCTGCCTGCAAAGCTGGACTGGTTTCATGACGTCATGAAGCAGGTTTTTTGCGCGGATGTCACCCTTTTTGCTTCGCACACCTCTTTGGATGTGCAGTTCAAGGGTGCTGCTTCATGGCTTGGGCGGGAGCTTGAGCTTGAGAATCTGCGTGTGCTGGATCAGGTTGCGGAAAACGAAGCCGGTGATATACTCGGATACGGTTGTATTGGTGAATATTCGATTCCGGTTGTTTTTGCGGATTTTGTGGAGCGTGTTTCGCAGCTTTCCGGGTGCGGAGTAGTGGCCCTGTGCGGTCCGGAACCTGAAAATGTCAGCTGTGTAGCCATGTGTCCCGGTTCAGGGTCTTCGCTCATGGAAAAGGCATTCGGTCTTGGAGCGGACGTATTTATTACCGGAGATGTCAAGTATCATCCTGCACAGGAAAGTGTGGGGGCAGTACTTGATGTGGGGCATTTTTCCCTGGAAGAGGAAATGATGCGCCGTTTTTCCGTTCTTCTTGGAGAAGATCTCGGAAAGGAAGTAGAAGTGAAATTTTTCAGCGGACGCAATCCCTTCGCTTACCATGTGCAAGGGGAAGGCGTGCGCAGGCCCTGA
- a CDS encoding C4-type zinc ribbon domain-containing protein yields MYEKQIEQLVVLQKVDDEIILLEAEIDQAPKDVAALESRKESLEKRKQQLTEKLELLAEQKKKLDFEIEEDSVKVKKSKSKLMLVGTTKEYHAMMREMDSLEKLNRLREEEKITVLEETERQTEGMADIENKIKELDAELEEKRAGLKEKLEAANGELDKLNKRRNKAGEVVPKPILGRYEFIRSRLAHPVIVPVEDAVCSGCNIMIPPQEYNVLQEGKQILSCPNCQRLIYWIEHIPEAAKPKALQKEEA; encoded by the coding sequence ATGTATGAAAAACAGATAGAACAGCTTGTTGTTTTGCAGAAGGTTGACGACGAAATCATCCTTCTTGAAGCCGAAATCGATCAGGCACCCAAAGATGTGGCTGCCCTTGAATCCCGCAAGGAATCCCTTGAAAAGCGTAAACAGCAGCTTACAGAAAAACTTGAACTGCTTGCTGAGCAGAAGAAAAAGCTCGACTTCGAAATCGAAGAAGATTCCGTTAAGGTTAAAAAGAGCAAAAGCAAGTTGATGCTGGTTGGTACCACCAAGGAATACCACGCCATGATGCGTGAGATGGACAGCCTCGAAAAGCTGAACAGACTTCGCGAAGAAGAAAAGATTACCGTTCTTGAAGAAACCGAACGTCAGACCGAAGGCATGGCTGACATCGAGAACAAGATCAAGGAACTGGACGCAGAGCTGGAAGAAAAACGTGCCGGTCTCAAGGAAAAGCTTGAAGCTGCCAACGGTGAACTGGATAAACTCAACAAGCGCCGCAATAAGGCCGGTGAAGTTGTGCCCAAGCCCATTCTCGGTCGTTACGAGTTCATCCGTTCACGTCTTGCACATCCGGTAATCGTACCTGTCGAAGATGCTGTTTGCTCCGGCTGTAATATTATGATTCCGCCGCAGGAATACAACGTGCTGCAGGAAGGCAAGCAGATTCTCAGCTGCCCCAACTGCCAGCGCCTTATCTACTGGATTGAGCACATTCCCGAAGCTGCAAAGCCTAAAGCTCTCCAGAAAGAAGAAGCTTAG
- the ispD gene encoding 2-C-methyl-D-erythritol 4-phosphate cytidylyltransferase, translated as MSTSGEVWAVLLAAGSGTRLANAVGGVKKQFLEWKGFPLFWHSAVTFSNTPAISGIVFVFPPDQVEEMKEVVAKLDGADSLGMRFKVTAGGKRRQDSVFNGLNELPSRCTHVLVHDSARPFASVKMVSGIIDRLQAGDEAAIPAIDVTDTIKEVEDGIVEKTLVRSRLKAVQTPQGFSLPTLYAAHKQAEEEGWDVTDDASMVEMAGKDVHICEGEEGNIKMTNPEDLKKIEDDKRTIPCVGWGYDVHKFGEGRPMVLGGVPIPGGPEVIAHSDGDVLLHALADAILGLFGGGDIGHHFPDTSDACENMSSGIIVKEVLAKAEEAGVEIVHVDLTVISQIPKLSPHRELIRKNVASVMGLDKAQVNVKATTEEKLGFTGEKKGIKAVAAVTGLKKI; from the coding sequence ATGAGTACATCCGGTGAAGTCTGGGCCGTTCTGCTGGCAGCAGGCAGCGGTACCCGTCTGGCGAATGCTGTCGGCGGGGTCAAGAAACAATTCCTTGAATGGAAGGGCTTCCCGCTCTTCTGGCATTCTGCCGTTACTTTTTCCAATACCCCAGCTATTTCCGGCATAGTCTTTGTCTTTCCGCCTGATCAGGTCGAGGAAATGAAAGAGGTAGTGGCCAAGCTGGACGGTGCTGATTCACTTGGCATGCGCTTCAAGGTTACTGCCGGAGGGAAGCGCAGACAGGACTCCGTATTCAACGGCTTGAACGAACTTCCTTCAAGGTGTACCCATGTGCTGGTTCATGATTCCGCACGTCCTTTTGCCTCGGTGAAAATGGTAAGCGGAATTATCGACCGTCTGCAGGCCGGGGATGAGGCTGCCATTCCGGCTATTGATGTGACCGATACCATTAAGGAAGTGGAAGACGGTATTGTTGAGAAGACACTGGTCCGTTCCCGCTTGAAAGCGGTGCAGACCCCGCAGGGCTTTTCGCTGCCCACCCTTTATGCCGCTCATAAGCAGGCGGAGGAAGAAGGCTGGGATGTGACCGATGATGCTTCCATGGTGGAAATGGCCGGGAAGGATGTCCATATTTGTGAGGGAGAAGAAGGTAACATTAAGATGACCAACCCTGAAGATTTGAAAAAAATCGAAGATGACAAGCGGACCATACCCTGCGTGGGTTGGGGCTACGATGTTCATAAATTCGGAGAAGGCCGTCCTATGGTACTGGGAGGTGTTCCCATTCCCGGGGGCCCGGAAGTAATTGCCCATTCTGACGGTGATGTACTGCTCCATGCCTTGGCTGATGCCATTCTGGGGCTTTTCGGCGGCGGAGATATCGGCCATCATTTTCCCGATACTTCCGATGCCTGTGAAAATATGTCCAGCGGGATAATTGTAAAAGAGGTTCTGGCTAAAGCTGAGGAAGCCGGCGTTGAGATCGTTCACGTTGACTTGACCGTGATAAGCCAGATCCCCAAACTTTCTCCGCATAGGGAGTTGATCCGCAAGAATGTTGCTTCGGTCATGGGCCTGGATAAAGCACAGGTCAATGTGAAAGCAACCACTGAGGAAAAGCTCGGTTTTACCGGCGAGAAAAAGGGCATTAAAGCCGTGGCCGCGGTAACAGGCCTGAAAAAGATTTAG
- the cysS gene encoding cysteine--tRNA ligase, whose amino-acid sequence MRLYNTLKRKKEEFVPLHGNNVSLYACGITAYDLCHIGHARSSVVFDILVRYLRFKGYDVTFVRNFTDIDDKIINRANETGVTSTELAEKFIGEFYVDMDKLNILRADIEPKCTEHIPEMIELTQTLIDKDHAYATPSGDVYFKVRSFDGYGKLSGRNIEDLQSGARIQPGEEKQDPLDFALWKAAKPGEPSWESPWGQGRPGWHLECSAMSEKYLKLPFDIHGGGQDLSFPHHENEIAQSEAATGKEMARFWVHNGFVQINSEKMSKSLGNFFTIRDILDKFMPETLRYFLLTMHYRSPLDFSFEALEEAEKGIRRVYSALEQTAEALNKSKWSKSDLPAEVLAEIEDAEKGWADAMEDDMNTAGAMGHMFTLIRLAGRIGEEKSWRKSEGGRDAWIRILDDMKKWGEVLGIFTRDPKEFLEELKLCMLERKGIEVAKVEELVAARQEARKNKDFARSDDIRDELIELGVEVKDTPQGAVWSVI is encoded by the coding sequence ATGCGCCTATACAATACACTCAAACGGAAGAAGGAAGAGTTCGTACCTTTACACGGCAACAACGTAAGCCTTTACGCTTGCGGTATCACCGCCTACGACCTCTGCCACATCGGCCATGCCCGCTCTTCCGTAGTTTTTGATATTCTGGTCCGTTACCTGCGCTTTAAAGGGTACGATGTGACCTTCGTGCGTAACTTTACCGATATTGATGACAAGATCATTAACCGGGCAAATGAAACCGGAGTTACCTCCACCGAACTTGCCGAAAAATTTATCGGTGAATTTTATGTGGATATGGATAAGCTGAACATCCTGCGCGCAGATATCGAACCCAAGTGTACTGAGCATATTCCCGAGATGATCGAGTTGACCCAGACTCTGATCGATAAGGATCATGCTTACGCTACTCCTTCCGGAGACGTTTATTTCAAGGTTCGTTCCTTTGATGGCTACGGAAAACTTTCCGGCAGAAACATTGAAGACCTGCAGTCCGGTGCACGTATCCAGCCCGGTGAAGAAAAACAGGATCCTCTTGATTTCGCCCTTTGGAAAGCAGCCAAGCCCGGTGAACCTTCATGGGAAAGCCCTTGGGGACAGGGTCGTCCCGGCTGGCATCTTGAATGTTCTGCCATGAGCGAAAAATATTTAAAACTTCCTTTCGATATTCACGGCGGCGGACAGGACCTTAGTTTCCCCCACCATGAAAATGAAATTGCTCAGAGTGAAGCAGCTACCGGAAAGGAAATGGCTCGTTTCTGGGTTCACAACGGTTTTGTGCAGATCAACTCCGAAAAAATGTCCAAGTCTCTTGGTAACTTTTTCACTATTCGGGATATTCTTGATAAATTCATGCCCGAAACTCTGCGCTACTTCCTGCTGACAATGCATTACCGCAGCCCCCTCGACTTCTCATTTGAAGCTCTTGAAGAAGCAGAAAAAGGTATCCGCCGTGTTTACTCCGCATTGGAGCAGACCGCAGAAGCGCTGAATAAATCCAAGTGGTCAAAGTCCGATTTGCCCGCAGAAGTTCTGGCTGAAATTGAAGATGCCGAAAAGGGCTGGGCCGATGCCATGGAAGATGACATGAACACTGCCGGTGCAATGGGTCACATGTTCACCCTGATTCGTCTTGCCGGACGTATCGGCGAAGAAAAATCATGGCGTAAGTCTGAAGGCGGACGTGATGCATGGATTCGCATCCTTGATGACATGAAAAAATGGGGCGAAGTACTCGGTATTTTTACCCGTGATCCCAAGGAATTCCTTGAAGAACTGAAGCTTTGCATGCTTGAGCGTAAGGGAATTGAAGTGGCAAAAGTTGAAGAGTTGGTTGCCGCCCGTCAGGAAGCACGTAAGAACAAGGATTTTGCCCGTTCCGATGATATCAGGGATGAACTGATTGAGCTCGGCGTTGAAGTCAAGGATACTCCGCAGGGAGCAGTTTGGTCCGTGATTTAG